The following are encoded together in the Triticum dicoccoides isolate Atlit2015 ecotype Zavitan chromosome 6B, WEW_v2.0, whole genome shotgun sequence genome:
- the LOC119320869 gene encoding cell division cycle 20.5, cofactor of APC complex-like: MMLTDMSSPERSSGRCSPPWPPLQEAGSSPYMPSLCSPSGSPAVKRYGDRFIPNRSAMDMDMAHYLLTEPRKDKENAAMASPAKEAYRRLLPEKLLNNRTRILAFQNRLPEPANSFLAELHADVASIQDKPVKPRRYIPQDMDGKIVNNDMRIRNHAVQTYNGHEREVCGLKWSESGQKLASGGNDNLLHIWDVSMASSAQSTGRTQWLHRLDDHLAAVKALAWCPFQSNLLASGAGVNDRCIKFWNTQTGACLNSVDTGSQVCALLWNKNDRELLSSHGFMQYQLTLWKYPSMVKMAELNGHTYPVLYMAQSPDGCTVASAATDEELRIWNVFGTSDAPKATVYRGTINSYNHIR; the protein is encoded by the exons gccgGCTCGAGCCCCTACATGCCGTCGCTCTGCTCGCCGTCCGGCAGCCCTGCCGTCAAGCGCTAT GGCGACAGGTTCATCCCCAACAGGTCCGCGATGGACATGGACATGGCGCACTACCTTCTGACGGAGccgaggaaggacaaggagaacgcgGCGATGGCGTCGCCGGCCAAGGAGGCGTATCGGAGACTGCTACCCGAGAAGCTGCTCAACAACCGCACCAGGATCCTCGCATTCCAGAACAGGCTGCCCGAGCCTGCGAACAGCTTCCTCGCAGAGCTGCATGCTGATGTGGCTTCCATCCAGGACAAACCGGTGAAGCCGCGTCGATACATCCCTCAG GATATGGACGGCAAGATTGTGAACAATGATATGAGGATCAGGAACCATGCTGTGCAGACTTACAATGGGCACGAGCGGGAGGTGTGTGGACTTAAGTGGTCAGAATCAGGCCAGaagctggccagcggtgggaatgacAACCTCCTCCACATATGGGATGTGTCTATGGCATCATCTGCACAGTCTACAGGTCGCACCCAATGGTTACACAGGCTTGACGACCACTTGGCTGCTGTGAAGGCGCTTGCATGGTGCCCATTCCAGAGCAACCTGCTGGCATCCGGCGCTGGCGTAAATGACCGATGCATCAAGTTTTGGAACACACAAACTGGCGCATGCCTTAACTCTGTCGACACTGGGTCACAAGTGTGTGCACTGCTCTGGAACAAGAATGACAGAGAGCTGTTGAGCTCGCATGGATTCATGCAGTATCAGCTCACCCTATGGAAGTATCCGTCGATGGTTAAGATGGCTGAACTCAATGGCCATACTTACCCTGTCCTCTACATGGCCCAG AGCCCTGATGGTTGCACAGTGGCATCTGCTGCGACAGATGAGGAACTGCGGATCTGGAACGTTTTCGGGACTTCTGATGCTCCAAAGGCTACAGTCTACAGGGGAACAATTAATAGTTACAATCACATCCGCTAG